Proteins from one Ranitomeya variabilis isolate aRanVar5 chromosome 1, aRanVar5.hap1, whole genome shotgun sequence genomic window:
- the KRCC1 gene encoding lysine-rich coiled-coil protein 1 isoform X3 — MTYKKKHKVDHVEFHVEKDSSQDKNKFCSLCNMVFSSPVVAQSHYIGKIHTKKLRQMNGENNEMVTGFEENAQPETAVAESDPTLSPLAEKSNQQDASADPPCGDNAIDLSDPNKYCKLCCASFNKPLVAQQHYNGKKHARNEARRKMMEEMGETGVPIDTGGEGIFVCPICSITLTSIEMLQSHMQGNKHQIKETFVANVMKTTKKTYESFQDELADYIKVQKARGLEPKTQFRQDLSESGEEEEPLPAPIHPKASAPAPYKYPPLPHPKPYPAYKPHHPPDSRLPSWEKPYWHGKPMPKFPNKTTVPHKKHPRSSPDSSDDDSSSDESNDSHKKEKRHKKEHRSKDRKPHHNKARRQNGSSDKKRRKIEDSDSGKEDGEQEKKEEECSADKSKHRKDKKKKEEQIADKEGKKHKKTKKVADQRTEEEMLWDESILGF, encoded by the exons ATGACTTACAAGAAGAAGCATAAAGTGGATCATGTGGAGTTTCAT GTGGAGAAAGACTCATCTCAGGACAAGAACAAGTTCTGCAGCCTCTGCAACATGGTGTTCAGCTCGCCAGTCGTCGCCCAGTCACATTACATAGGGAAGATTCACACCAAGAAGCTGCGGCAGATGAACGGAGAAAACAACGAGATGGTGACGGGTTTCGAGGAGAATGCCCAGCCTGAAACAG CTGTTGCCGAGTCCGATCCCACATTGTCTCCTCTGGCAGAGAAATCCAACCAGCAGGACGCGAGCGCAGATCCTCCCTGCGGAGATAACGCCATTGACCTGAGCGACCCGAACAAGTACTGCAAGCTCTGCTGCGCTTCCTTCAACAAGCCGCTGGTGGCCCAGCAGCACTACAACGGGAAAAAGCACGCCCGCAACGAGGCCCGCAGAAAAATGATGGAAGAGATGGGGGAGACTGGGGTTCCTATAGACACTGGGG GCGAAGGAATATTCGTGTGTCCGATCTGCAGCATTACCCTCACCTCCATAGAGATGTTACAGTCCCACATGCAAGGAAACAAGCACCAAATCAA AGAGACGTTCGTGGCTAATGTAATGAAGACTACTAAGAAGACGTATGAGTCTTTTCAAGACGAATTAGCAGATTATATAAAAGTACAGAAAGCGAGAGGACTGGAACCGAAAACTCAGTTCAGGCAAGATCTGTCTGAGAGTGGTGAGGAAGAAGAGCCCTTACCTGCACCGATTCATCCGAAAGCTAGTGCCCCTGCCCCTTACAAATATCCCCCACTTCCTCACCCCAAGCCATACCCTGCATACAAACCCCATCATCCACCTGACTCTCGTTTGCCCAGCTGGGAAAAGCCTTACTGGCATGGAAAGCCAATGCCAAAATTCCCCAACAAAACAACCGTCCCGCACAAAAAACACCCTCGTTCCAGCCCAGACTCCAGCGACGACGACTCTTCCTCAGACGAAAGCAACGATTCCCACAAAAAGGAGAAAAGACACAAAAAAGAACACAGAAGCAAAGACAGGAAACCTCACCACAACAAAGCCAGAAGACAAAACGGCAGCAGCGATAAGAAAAGACGAAAAATAGAAGATTCCGACTCCGGGAAAGAAGACGGCGAGCAAGAGAAGAAAGAGGAAGAGTGTTCCGCGGATAAGTCTAAACACCGGAAAGACAAGAAGAAGAAAGAGGAGCAGATCGCTGACAAAGAGGGCAAGAAACACAAAAAGACTAAAAAGGTTGCGGACCAAAGAACGGAAGAGGAGATGTTGTGGGACGAGTCCATACTGGGGTTCTGA
- the KRCC1 gene encoding lysine-rich coiled-coil protein 1 isoform X1: MATEGASIPQLVESITQSSSSPCSEPMAGGDISSSAHTTIPCHTEIELDEKTKRELFTDTFCRVCGAVLQFEAHRNAHYEGKRHAQKVRLYFLKQELEEMTYKKKHKVDHVEFHVEKDSSQDKNKFCSLCNMVFSSPVVAQSHYIGKIHTKKLRQMNGENNEMVTGFEENAQPETAVAESDPTLSPLAEKSNQQDASADPPCGDNAIDLSDPNKYCKLCCASFNKPLVAQQHYNGKKHARNEARRKMMEEMGETGVPIDTGGEGIFVCPICSITLTSIEMLQSHMQGNKHQIKETFVANVMKTTKKTYESFQDELADYIKVQKARGLEPKTQFRQDLSESGEEEEPLPAPIHPKASAPAPYKYPPLPHPKPYPAYKPHHPPDSRLPSWEKPYWHGKPMPKFPNKTTVPHKKHPRSSPDSSDDDSSSDESNDSHKKEKRHKKEHRSKDRKPHHNKARRQNGSSDKKRRKIEDSDSGKEDGEQEKKEEECSADKSKHRKDKKKKEEQIADKEGKKHKKTKKVADQRTEEEMLWDESILGF; the protein is encoded by the exons ATGGCGACGGAGGGTGCGAGCATCCCGCAGCTAGTGGAGAGTATaacacagagcagcagcagcccCTGTAGCGAGCCCATGGCGGGGGGGGACATTAGTAGTAGTGCCCACACCACCATCCCCTGCCACACAG AAATAGAACTGGATGAAAAAACTAAAAGGGAACTTTTTACAGACACCTTCTGTCGGGTGTGCGGGGCGGTCTTACAATTTGAAGCCCACAGGAACGCCCATTACGAG GGTAAGAGGCACGCTCAAAAGGTCCGTCTGTATTTCCTGAAACAAGAGCTGGAGGAAATGACTTACAAGAAGAAGCATAAAGTGGATCATGTGGAGTTTCAT GTGGAGAAAGACTCATCTCAGGACAAGAACAAGTTCTGCAGCCTCTGCAACATGGTGTTCAGCTCGCCAGTCGTCGCCCAGTCACATTACATAGGGAAGATTCACACCAAGAAGCTGCGGCAGATGAACGGAGAAAACAACGAGATGGTGACGGGTTTCGAGGAGAATGCCCAGCCTGAAACAG CTGTTGCCGAGTCCGATCCCACATTGTCTCCTCTGGCAGAGAAATCCAACCAGCAGGACGCGAGCGCAGATCCTCCCTGCGGAGATAACGCCATTGACCTGAGCGACCCGAACAAGTACTGCAAGCTCTGCTGCGCTTCCTTCAACAAGCCGCTGGTGGCCCAGCAGCACTACAACGGGAAAAAGCACGCCCGCAACGAGGCCCGCAGAAAAATGATGGAAGAGATGGGGGAGACTGGGGTTCCTATAGACACTGGGG GCGAAGGAATATTCGTGTGTCCGATCTGCAGCATTACCCTCACCTCCATAGAGATGTTACAGTCCCACATGCAAGGAAACAAGCACCAAATCAA AGAGACGTTCGTGGCTAATGTAATGAAGACTACTAAGAAGACGTATGAGTCTTTTCAAGACGAATTAGCAGATTATATAAAAGTACAGAAAGCGAGAGGACTGGAACCGAAAACTCAGTTCAGGCAAGATCTGTCTGAGAGTGGTGAGGAAGAAGAGCCCTTACCTGCACCGATTCATCCGAAAGCTAGTGCCCCTGCCCCTTACAAATATCCCCCACTTCCTCACCCCAAGCCATACCCTGCATACAAACCCCATCATCCACCTGACTCTCGTTTGCCCAGCTGGGAAAAGCCTTACTGGCATGGAAAGCCAATGCCAAAATTCCCCAACAAAACAACCGTCCCGCACAAAAAACACCCTCGTTCCAGCCCAGACTCCAGCGACGACGACTCTTCCTCAGACGAAAGCAACGATTCCCACAAAAAGGAGAAAAGACACAAAAAAGAACACAGAAGCAAAGACAGGAAACCTCACCACAACAAAGCCAGAAGACAAAACGGCAGCAGCGATAAGAAAAGACGAAAAATAGAAGATTCCGACTCCGGGAAAGAAGACGGCGAGCAAGAGAAGAAAGAGGAAGAGTGTTCCGCGGATAAGTCTAAACACCGGAAAGACAAGAAGAAGAAAGAGGAGCAGATCGCTGACAAAGAGGGCAAGAAACACAAAAAGACTAAAAAGGTTGCGGACCAAAGAACGGAAGAGGAGATGTTGTGGGACGAGTCCATACTGGGGTTCTGA
- the KRCC1 gene encoding lysine-rich coiled-coil protein 1 isoform X2 — MATEEIELDEKTKRELFTDTFCRVCGAVLQFEAHRNAHYEGKRHAQKVRLYFLKQELEEMTYKKKHKVDHVEFHVEKDSSQDKNKFCSLCNMVFSSPVVAQSHYIGKIHTKKLRQMNGENNEMVTGFEENAQPETAVAESDPTLSPLAEKSNQQDASADPPCGDNAIDLSDPNKYCKLCCASFNKPLVAQQHYNGKKHARNEARRKMMEEMGETGVPIDTGGEGIFVCPICSITLTSIEMLQSHMQGNKHQIKETFVANVMKTTKKTYESFQDELADYIKVQKARGLEPKTQFRQDLSESGEEEEPLPAPIHPKASAPAPYKYPPLPHPKPYPAYKPHHPPDSRLPSWEKPYWHGKPMPKFPNKTTVPHKKHPRSSPDSSDDDSSSDESNDSHKKEKRHKKEHRSKDRKPHHNKARRQNGSSDKKRRKIEDSDSGKEDGEQEKKEEECSADKSKHRKDKKKKEEQIADKEGKKHKKTKKVADQRTEEEMLWDESILGF, encoded by the exons ATGGCGACGGAGG AAATAGAACTGGATGAAAAAACTAAAAGGGAACTTTTTACAGACACCTTCTGTCGGGTGTGCGGGGCGGTCTTACAATTTGAAGCCCACAGGAACGCCCATTACGAG GGTAAGAGGCACGCTCAAAAGGTCCGTCTGTATTTCCTGAAACAAGAGCTGGAGGAAATGACTTACAAGAAGAAGCATAAAGTGGATCATGTGGAGTTTCAT GTGGAGAAAGACTCATCTCAGGACAAGAACAAGTTCTGCAGCCTCTGCAACATGGTGTTCAGCTCGCCAGTCGTCGCCCAGTCACATTACATAGGGAAGATTCACACCAAGAAGCTGCGGCAGATGAACGGAGAAAACAACGAGATGGTGACGGGTTTCGAGGAGAATGCCCAGCCTGAAACAG CTGTTGCCGAGTCCGATCCCACATTGTCTCCTCTGGCAGAGAAATCCAACCAGCAGGACGCGAGCGCAGATCCTCCCTGCGGAGATAACGCCATTGACCTGAGCGACCCGAACAAGTACTGCAAGCTCTGCTGCGCTTCCTTCAACAAGCCGCTGGTGGCCCAGCAGCACTACAACGGGAAAAAGCACGCCCGCAACGAGGCCCGCAGAAAAATGATGGAAGAGATGGGGGAGACTGGGGTTCCTATAGACACTGGGG GCGAAGGAATATTCGTGTGTCCGATCTGCAGCATTACCCTCACCTCCATAGAGATGTTACAGTCCCACATGCAAGGAAACAAGCACCAAATCAA AGAGACGTTCGTGGCTAATGTAATGAAGACTACTAAGAAGACGTATGAGTCTTTTCAAGACGAATTAGCAGATTATATAAAAGTACAGAAAGCGAGAGGACTGGAACCGAAAACTCAGTTCAGGCAAGATCTGTCTGAGAGTGGTGAGGAAGAAGAGCCCTTACCTGCACCGATTCATCCGAAAGCTAGTGCCCCTGCCCCTTACAAATATCCCCCACTTCCTCACCCCAAGCCATACCCTGCATACAAACCCCATCATCCACCTGACTCTCGTTTGCCCAGCTGGGAAAAGCCTTACTGGCATGGAAAGCCAATGCCAAAATTCCCCAACAAAACAACCGTCCCGCACAAAAAACACCCTCGTTCCAGCCCAGACTCCAGCGACGACGACTCTTCCTCAGACGAAAGCAACGATTCCCACAAAAAGGAGAAAAGACACAAAAAAGAACACAGAAGCAAAGACAGGAAACCTCACCACAACAAAGCCAGAAGACAAAACGGCAGCAGCGATAAGAAAAGACGAAAAATAGAAGATTCCGACTCCGGGAAAGAAGACGGCGAGCAAGAGAAGAAAGAGGAAGAGTGTTCCGCGGATAAGTCTAAACACCGGAAAGACAAGAAGAAGAAAGAGGAGCAGATCGCTGACAAAGAGGGCAAGAAACACAAAAAGACTAAAAAGGTTGCGGACCAAAGAACGGAAGAGGAGATGTTGTGGGACGAGTCCATACTGGGGTTCTGA